One part of the Lotus japonicus ecotype B-129 chromosome 2, LjGifu_v1.2 genome encodes these proteins:
- the LOC130736400 gene encoding protein FAR-RED ELONGATED HYPOCOTYL 3-like has product MKEKWAYCHMKKTFSLGMRSTQISESVNVEIKGFTNVNLDIIKFFKRFEDVVEEKWYNELKCEYEARQKIPKLKNIYSNILKQVSELYTPTIFDIFQNEYELFEACCVKSMDNKSSQFDCVIAMEEDLGEWKVSYDSDKKSISCSCRKFETFGILCCHCIRVFIHLGVKSMPEQYILKRWTKLARSGTSPNVVLSNIVEDERLSTRLLNKVIELENNNDGSTHVRGFKKREGKRRSRRLRSWVERQLVKRKKIDNSNASQSQEPTTNDDGKRGKMSMKGKGQQQVTKKRRGDNSSATQSQEPTKNDVGKKGMKKKGQQQITKKRRGDNSSVAQSQETTMQTQFHY; this is encoded by the exons ATGAAGGAAAAGTGGGCTTATTGTCACATGAAGAAGACTTTCTCATTGGGAATGCGAAGTACCCAAATTAGCGAAAGTGTAAATGTCGAGATTAAAGGTTTTACAAATGTGAATTTAGACATTATCAAGTTTTTTAAGCGTTTTGAGGATGTTGTAGAAGAAAAGTGGTACAATGAATTGAAGTGTGAATATGAAGCACGCCAAAAGATTCCCAAACTCAAGAACATATATTCCAATATATTGAAACAAGTGTCTGAGCTTTATACTCCCACTATTTTTGATATATTCCAAAATGAGTATGAGTTATTTGAAGCATGTTGTGTGAAGAGCATGGATAATAAATCATCACAGTTTGATTGTGTCATTGCCATGGAAGAGGACTTGGGAGAGTGGAAAGTGTCATACGATTCTGATAAGAAGTCAATTTCTTGTTCATGTCGTAAGTTTGAGACCTTTGGTATACTATGTTGTCATTGTATCAGAGTTTTTATCCATCTGGGTGTCAAATCAATGCCTGAGCAATACATCTTGAAGAGGTGGACAAAGTTAGCAAGAAGTGGAACTTCACCTAATGTTGTTCTTAGCAATATAGTAGAAGATGAGCGCTTGTCCACAA GGTTGCTTAACAAAGTTATAGAGTTGGAAAACAACAATGATGGTTCAACACATGTGAGAGGTTTCAAGAAAAGAGAGGGTAAAAGACGTTCAAGACGTTTGAGAAGTTGGGTGGAGCGCCAACTTGTCAAAAGAAAGAAGATTGACAACTCAAATGCTTCACAAAGTCAAGAACCTACTACg AACGATGATGGTAAAAGGGGTAAAATGAGCATGAAAGGGAAAGGTCAACAACAAGTTACCAAAAAAAGAAGAGGTGATAATTCAAGTGCTACACAAAGTCAAGAACCTACTAAG AATGATGTTGGTAAAAAGGGTATGAAAAAGAAAGGTCAACAACAAATTACCAAAAAAAGAAGAGGTGATAATTCAAGTGTTGCACAAAGTCAAGAAACTACTATGCAAACTCAATTTCATTATTAG